The proteins below are encoded in one region of Brassica napus cultivar Da-Ae chromosome A6, Da-Ae, whole genome shotgun sequence:
- the LOC106426897 gene encoding uncharacterized protein LOC106426897 gives MENLRLPERMFTYGEEPNGERVNTYHKPKRIETILDALDPEEVDFLRNMTFGKIISLAENPSFSGSFGQFVIVRILHVKKKYEICFLFAGKPVRMSLHEFARVTGLNCKKIPPKNNKRKKKNPIKEKLYWGELFGSLKFCLVDLAIEMLKKGAVKKRKTRLKYACLAFTSCVLLPTSHFPRIIPEHVEMIRDLEEFLAFPWGRVAFEMLVTGIKKKDEILLSQTSVALPGFVDSIQLVFMEAVPQIKEVVPQPENVVWIESDSE, from the coding sequence ATGGAAAACCTAAGACTTCCAGAGCGGATGTTTACTTACGGTGAAGAACCCAACGGCGAGCGGGTGAACACATACCACAAACCCAAGAGAATCGAAACCATACTCGATGCTTTAGATCCAGAAGAGGTCGACTTTTTGCGTAATATGACTTTTGGGAAGATTATATCGCTAGCTGAGAACCCTTCGTTTTCCGGTAGTTTTGGCCAGTTCGTCATTGTCCGGATACTCCACGTGAAGAAAAAATACGAGATTTGTTTCCTCTTCGCCGGGAAGCCTGTAAGGATGTCACTTCATGAGTTTGCTCGTGTCACCGGACTCAACTGCAAAAAGATTCCTCCTAAAAACAAcaagaggaaaaagaagaatcCGATAAAGGAGAAACTTTACTGGGGAGAGCTATTTGGATCACTCAAGTTCTGTCTCGTAGATCTAGCAATAGAGATGCTCAAAAAAGGAGCAGTGAAGAAGCGCAAGACTCGATTGAAATACGCATGTCTTGCCTTTACCTCGTGTGTACTTCTGCCGACGTCTCATTTCCCCCGGATCATTCCAGAGCATGTTGAAATGATACGAGACTTGGAAGAATTTCTAGCTTTCCCTTGGGGTAGAGTTGCTTTCGAGATGTTAGTCACTGGGATCAAGAAGAAAGACGAGATTCTACTTTCCCAGACTAGCGTTGCGTTACCCGGTTTTGTCGATTCTATTCAGCTTGTGTTCATGGAGGCGGTGCCGCAGATAAAAGAGGTGGTTCCTCAGCCGGAAAATGTAGTGTGGATAGAGTCAGACTCTGAATGA